In Roseibium sp. Sym1, a genomic segment contains:
- the trbB gene encoding P-type conjugative transfer ATPase TrbB, whose protein sequence is MVAVKGGESRRRLIAGLEDTLGSTVLSALSDEAVVEIMLNPDGQLFIERVGKGMEPSGEMTPHDAQIIMGKVAHALGTEITSDKPIISGELPIGGHRFEGLLPPVVSKPSFTIRKKASLLIPLSKYVEDGVMTDGQTAVIRDAVAGRKNILVSGGTGTGKTTLTNAIIGEMVSVAPDHRLVILEDTAEIQCAARNAVILHTSDTVDMQRLLKSTMRLRPDRIIVGEVRDGAALTLLKAWNTGHPGGIATVHSDNAYTALTRLEQLIAEVSQQPMSQVIAEAVDLIVSIERSPEKGRIVRDIVSVSGFRDGTYDVRSAVASQFLNKNSNDRQGTLHVA, encoded by the coding sequence ATGGTGGCCGTTAAAGGTGGTGAAAGCCGCCGCAGGCTTATCGCCGGGCTGGAAGACACGCTGGGGTCTACGGTCCTGTCGGCGCTGTCGGACGAGGCCGTCGTTGAGATCATGCTCAACCCGGACGGACAGTTGTTCATCGAGCGTGTCGGCAAGGGCATGGAGCCCTCGGGCGAGATGACACCCCATGACGCCCAGATCATCATGGGCAAGGTCGCTCATGCGCTAGGTACCGAGATCACCTCTGACAAGCCGATCATTTCCGGTGAGCTGCCGATAGGCGGTCATCGTTTTGAGGGTCTTCTGCCACCGGTCGTTTCCAAGCCGTCCTTCACGATCCGCAAGAAGGCATCGCTGCTCATCCCGCTTTCCAAGTATGTCGAGGATGGCGTGATGACGGACGGCCAGACCGCCGTGATCCGCGATGCAGTTGCGGGCCGCAAGAACATTCTTGTCTCGGGCGGCACCGGCACGGGCAAAACGACCCTGACGAACGCGATCATTGGCGAAATGGTTTCCGTTGCACCGGATCACCGTCTCGTCATTCTGGAGGACACGGCGGAAATCCAGTGTGCCGCCAGGAACGCCGTGATCCTGCACACGTCCGACACCGTGGACATGCAGCGGCTCCTGAAATCGACGATGCGCTTGCGTCCCGACAGGATCATTGTCGGCGAAGTGCGTGACGGAGCGGCGCTGACGCTCCTTAAGGCATGGAACACGGGTCACCCGGGCGGCATCGCCACGGTTCACTCCGATAATGCCTATACCGCACTGACGCGGCTCGAACAGCTCATCGCGGAAGTGTCTCAGCAGCCCATGAGCCAAGTGATTGCGGAAGCTGTTGACCTGATTGTCTCAATCGAGCGCTCCCCGGAGAAGGGACGCATCGTTCGGGACATTGTGTCCGTCTCCGGCTTTCGGGACGGCACTTATGACGTCCGCTCAGCCGTTGCATCACAGTTCCTCAACAAGAATTCCAACGACAGACAAGGGACCCTTCATGTCGCGTAA
- a CDS encoding TrbC/VirB2 family protein: MSRNFVFLLFLAGAGLYLIEPAFASGGGSLPWEGPLQQIQASINGPVAGAVGLIAVAIAGGMLIFGGELNDFARRMAYVVLVLGILLGASTIVGLFGSSGASIGIAPEGKAATVDPARD; the protein is encoded by the coding sequence ATGTCGCGTAATTTTGTATTTCTTCTCTTTCTCGCCGGTGCAGGACTGTACCTAATTGAACCAGCCTTTGCCTCTGGTGGCGGTTCGCTTCCCTGGGAAGGTCCGCTTCAGCAGATCCAGGCCTCCATCAACGGTCCTGTCGCTGGCGCCGTTGGCCTGATCGCGGTCGCGATCGCCGGCGGCATGCTGATCTTCGGCGGCGAGCTCAACGACTTCGCCCGCCGCATGGCCTACGTGGTTCTGGTTCTCGGGATCCTTCTTGGCGCGTCCACGATCGTCGGCCTGTTCGGCTCTTCCGGCGCTTCCATCGGCATCGCTCCGGAAGGGAAAGCGGCAACCGTGGACCCGGCTCGTGACTGA
- a CDS encoding conjugal transfer protein TrbD gives MTDAPGLNRARIHRALSRPTLLFGADRELVLVTGLASVILIFVILKPYAAVLGVAIWIVVVGVLRMMAKADPRMRAVYLRHVRYRAYYRPTSTPWRKY, from the coding sequence GTGACTGATGCGCCGGGCCTCAACAGAGCGCGGATCCACCGCGCTCTTTCACGCCCGACACTGTTGTTCGGGGCAGACCGGGAGCTGGTGCTCGTGACCGGTCTTGCCTCGGTCATTCTGATTTTCGTGATCCTGAAACCCTATGCCGCCGTGCTCGGCGTAGCGATCTGGATCGTGGTGGTTGGCGTGCTGCGGATGATGGCCAAGGCGGACCCGCGGATGCGCGCTGTCTATCTGCGACACGTCAGATACCGCGCTTACTACCGGCCGACATCCACGCCCTGGCGGAAATACTGA
- a CDS encoding conjugal transfer protein TrbE, with protein MVALKKFRHVAPSFSDLLPYAALVDNGIVLLKDGGLMAGWYFAGPDSESSTAFERNEVSRQINSVLARLGNGWMIQMEAVRIPSTGYPAKESSHFPDPITALIDDERRRHFEAGEGHFESQHALILTYRPPEKNKSKLVKYIYSDEASRNTSFASRTLEYFKTTIREFEQYMANVVSIRRMETHEVPEREVGREGERRGRYDDLLQFARFALIGENHPIRLPDIAMYLDYLVTAEFHHGLNPIIDGRYVGVVAIDGFPAESWPGILNALDLMPITYRWSSRFIFLDPIEARAVLEKTRKKWLQKVRPLMDQLFKTNSGSLDQDAMMMVGETEDAIAEASSQLVAFGHYTPVIVLFDTNQARLQEKCEAVRRLIQNEGFGSRIETLNTTEAFLGSLPGVSYANVREPLVSTRNLADLAPLNSVWAGSPEAPCPFYPIGCPPLMQVASGSSPFRFNLHVGDLGHTLIFGPTGSGKSTLLALIVAQFFRYLNAQVFVFDKGKSMYPLTLAVGADHYDVGKSETLAFAPLSSLEDDTDKAFAAEWLETLIEMQGVKVLPEHRNAITTQIDLMSKSQRRSLTDFVSGVQNREIKDALQYYTVDGPMGALLDAEADGLSLSRFQTFEIEELMNMGDRNLIPVLLYLFRRIEKRLTGNPSLLILDEAWLMLGHPVFRDKIREWLKVLRKANCAVVLATQSISDADRSGIIDVLKESCPTKVCLPNGEARVSGTREFYEKLGFNEQQIEIIASAIPKREYYVTSPDGRRLFNMALGPITLSFVGASAKDDLKRIDELHLHYGEKWPAEWLKQRGIDNAEQLLV; from the coding sequence ATGGTAGCCCTCAAAAAATTCCGGCATGTCGCACCGTCCTTTTCCGACCTGCTCCCTTACGCGGCGCTGGTCGACAACGGCATTGTGCTCCTGAAGGACGGGGGCCTGATGGCCGGCTGGTATTTTGCCGGGCCGGACAGCGAAAGCTCTACTGCGTTTGAGCGGAACGAAGTCTCCAGGCAGATCAACTCGGTTCTGGCTCGCCTCGGCAACGGCTGGATGATCCAGATGGAAGCGGTTCGCATTCCCTCAACTGGATATCCGGCCAAGGAAAGCTCGCATTTTCCGGACCCGATCACTGCCTTGATCGATGACGAGCGCCGCCGACATTTCGAAGCCGGGGAGGGGCATTTCGAAAGCCAGCATGCCCTCATATTGACCTACCGACCGCCGGAGAAAAACAAGTCCAAGCTGGTGAAGTACATCTATTCGGACGAAGCCAGCCGGAACACGTCTTTTGCCTCCCGGACGCTTGAGTATTTCAAGACCACCATCCGCGAGTTCGAGCAGTACATGGCCAATGTCGTCTCGATCCGGCGCATGGAAACGCATGAAGTGCCAGAAAGAGAAGTGGGGAGGGAAGGGGAGAGGCGCGGCCGGTATGATGATCTGCTGCAGTTCGCCCGCTTCGCGCTGATCGGAGAAAACCATCCGATCAGGTTGCCGGACATTGCGATGTATCTCGACTATCTGGTGACGGCGGAATTCCATCACGGCCTCAACCCCATCATCGATGGTCGTTATGTCGGCGTGGTGGCGATCGACGGGTTTCCGGCTGAAAGCTGGCCGGGGATCCTCAACGCCCTCGATCTGATGCCGATCACCTATCGTTGGTCCAGCCGTTTCATCTTCCTGGATCCGATCGAGGCGCGAGCTGTTCTGGAAAAGACGCGCAAGAAGTGGCTTCAGAAGGTGCGGCCGCTGATGGACCAGCTCTTCAAGACAAACTCCGGATCGCTCGACCAGGATGCCATGATGATGGTCGGGGAAACCGAAGACGCGATTGCCGAGGCAAGCTCGCAGCTCGTCGCCTTCGGCCATTACACGCCTGTCATCGTGCTCTTCGACACGAACCAGGCGCGGCTTCAGGAGAAATGCGAGGCGGTGCGCCGGCTTATCCAGAACGAAGGGTTTGGCAGTCGCATCGAAACCCTGAATACGACCGAAGCGTTCCTGGGAAGCCTGCCGGGCGTTTCCTATGCCAACGTTCGCGAACCTCTGGTGAGCACGCGCAATCTCGCGGACCTGGCTCCGCTGAATTCGGTCTGGGCCGGATCGCCGGAAGCGCCGTGCCCGTTTTATCCGATTGGATGCCCGCCGCTCATGCAGGTAGCGTCCGGCTCATCGCCCTTCCGCTTCAATCTTCATGTCGGGGATTTGGGGCATACGCTGATCTTCGGACCGACAGGTTCAGGTAAATCGACGCTTCTCGCGCTGATCGTAGCTCAATTCTTTCGCTATCTGAATGCGCAGGTGTTCGTCTTCGACAAGGGCAAGTCGATGTATCCGCTCACGCTTGCCGTTGGCGCGGATCACTATGACGTCGGCAAGTCGGAGACGCTGGCCTTTGCACCGCTCTCATCCCTTGAGGACGATACCGACAAGGCGTTTGCTGCCGAGTGGCTGGAAACCCTGATCGAAATGCAGGGCGTGAAGGTTTTGCCGGAGCACCGCAACGCCATCACCACGCAGATCGACTTGATGTCGAAGTCTCAGCGCCGGTCGTTGACCGACTTCGTGTCGGGCGTCCAGAACCGGGAAATCAAGGACGCGCTGCAATATTACACTGTGGACGGCCCGATGGGCGCGCTCCTCGATGCCGAAGCGGACGGCCTGTCCCTCTCCAGGTTCCAGACCTTCGAGATCGAAGAGCTGATGAACATGGGCGACCGGAACCTGATCCCGGTCCTGCTTTATCTCTTCCGCCGGATCGAAAAACGCCTGACTGGGAACCCAAGTCTGCTCATCCTGGACGAGGCCTGGCTGATGCTTGGCCATCCGGTCTTCCGCGACAAGATCCGGGAATGGCTGAAGGTTCTGCGCAAGGCCAATTGCGCGGTGGTCCTGGCAACGCAATCGATCTCGGATGCCGATCGTTCCGGCATCATCGACGTTCTGAAGGAAAGCTGCCCGACCAAAGTTTGCCTGCCCAACGGCGAAGCCCGGGTGTCCGGAACGCGCGAATTCTACGAAAAGCTCGGCTTCAACGAACAGCAGATCGAAATCATCGCCTCGGCGATCCCGAAGCGAGAATACTACGTCACGTCCCCAGACGGTCGCCGGCTGTTCAACATGGCGCTCGGCCCGATCACACTGTCCTTCGTCGGCGCATCAGCTAAGGACGATCTCAAGCGGATCGATGAACTTCACCTCCACTACGGCGAAAAATGGCCCGCCGAATGGCTCAAGCAAAGAGGAATCGACAATGCCGAACAGCTTCTTGTCTAA
- the trbJ gene encoding P-type conjugative transfer protein TrbJ yields MPNSFLSKSLASVLCVIGLAGPAHAGGGGITGATEFTQILNNSELIALGGQNAEQIANQVQQIGNQIQMIENQISIYENMLQNTLSLPMQVWGEVEQNLGQLQSLVQKGQAMAFSMGNLDDTLKQRFQSYAEFAKNGLPDGQSFSTMYQGWSDTNRDTISSTLKAAGYTSDQFATEEDTMRQLRQHSQSAEGQKQALQVGHEIAAQQVEQMQKLRGLVSQQMTMMGTWYQSEQTARDHTKAASDQFFKNPNVSSGNGQDFKPQW; encoded by the coding sequence ATGCCGAACAGCTTCTTGTCTAAATCGCTCGCCAGCGTTCTTTGTGTGATCGGCCTTGCAGGACCGGCCCATGCCGGCGGCGGCGGTATCACCGGCGCGACCGAGTTCACGCAGATCCTCAACAACAGCGAGCTCATTGCACTCGGCGGTCAGAACGCCGAGCAGATCGCCAATCAGGTGCAGCAAATCGGCAACCAGATCCAGATGATCGAAAACCAGATCTCGATCTACGAAAACATGCTGCAGAACACGTTGTCGCTGCCGATGCAGGTATGGGGCGAGGTTGAGCAAAACCTCGGTCAACTGCAGAGCCTGGTTCAAAAGGGTCAGGCCATGGCGTTCTCAATGGGCAATCTGGACGACACGCTGAAACAGCGGTTCCAGAGCTACGCGGAGTTCGCGAAGAACGGCCTGCCGGATGGGCAGTCGTTCTCGACCATGTATCAAGGCTGGTCGGATACGAACCGGGACACGATCTCCTCGACGCTGAAGGCGGCCGGATACACCTCCGATCAATTCGCGACCGAAGAGGACACCATGCGCCAGCTACGGCAGCATTCTCAGTCGGCCGAGGGACAAAAGCAGGCCCTGCAGGTTGGCCACGAGATTGCCGCTCAGCAAGTTGAACAGATGCAGAAGCTTCGCGGTCTTGTCTCACAGCAGATGACCATGATGGGGACCTGGTACCAGTCTGAACAGACGGCACGCGATCACACCAAAGCAGCCTCAGATCAGTTCTTCAAAAACCCGAACGTCTCTTCTGGGAACGGGCAAGACTTCAAACCTCAGTGGTAA
- the trbL gene encoding P-type conjugative transfer protein TrbL, translated as MARGKFGPLLGTLVLGMVFASIFASTGFAQSGGALDTVQNSLANAAKSWESTLISGATSLFWLLATIEIGLAAVWLGVNAASLEVWATELVKRIIFIGFFAFVLTQGPQLAKDIVDSLWGIGSGSVSGKLSPADLFDTGLQVNGILNEQIQNLDWTAIAQALMLAGSGLIVLLCMALFAAVLLSVIVEMYIGLIAGMIMLGLGGSSYTKDFAVRYLIYAFSIGMKLMALSIIAKTGSSLLTNLAADPTMTTTASGPGMLAAIALAMFALSIFVPNIVQGVVQGVSAGSGMEVIRSGQGTSYYAGAAFRQTASVAGGIAGAGIGAAGLASSSYQAGRAASDAGHSPARSVAAAFGTGGKALASAAADKLTGAPSAHGSSTLGLANHKLKQSLPNKPTGGGSSPKSS; from the coding sequence ATGGCCAGGGGAAAGTTCGGACCACTTTTGGGAACACTCGTTTTGGGAATGGTGTTCGCAAGCATATTCGCCTCGACTGGATTTGCCCAGAGCGGCGGGGCGCTGGATACTGTTCAAAACAGTTTGGCAAACGCCGCAAAGAGCTGGGAGTCCACGCTCATTAGCGGCGCAACATCTCTCTTCTGGCTGCTTGCCACGATCGAGATCGGCTTGGCGGCTGTCTGGCTAGGCGTGAACGCAGCCTCTCTGGAGGTCTGGGCGACAGAATTGGTCAAACGGATCATTTTTATCGGCTTTTTCGCATTCGTGCTGACCCAAGGCCCACAGCTAGCAAAGGACATCGTTGATAGCCTTTGGGGGATCGGAAGCGGAAGTGTCTCGGGTAAACTCTCCCCTGCCGACCTCTTCGATACAGGTTTGCAGGTCAACGGCATCCTGAATGAGCAAATTCAAAATCTGGATTGGACTGCCATTGCTCAAGCATTGATGCTTGCCGGCTCCGGCCTCATCGTTCTCCTTTGCATGGCGTTGTTTGCGGCAGTTTTGCTCTCTGTCATCGTAGAAATGTACATCGGGCTTATCGCCGGCATGATCATGCTCGGTTTGGGCGGCTCGTCCTACACTAAAGACTTTGCCGTTCGCTATCTGATCTACGCGTTCAGCATCGGCATGAAATTGATGGCCCTCAGCATCATCGCCAAGACCGGTTCAAGTCTTTTGACGAACCTGGCGGCGGATCCGACCATGACGACAACCGCATCTGGTCCCGGCATGCTGGCAGCTATTGCGTTGGCGATGTTCGCGCTTTCAATCTTCGTTCCGAACATCGTCCAGGGCGTGGTTCAAGGAGTGTCTGCCGGCAGCGGTATGGAAGTCATTAGATCCGGACAAGGGACATCCTACTACGCTGGCGCGGCATTCCGGCAAACTGCCAGCGTGGCGGGGGGAATTGCCGGAGCCGGGATCGGCGCGGCCGGATTGGCGTCGAGTTCTTATCAAGCTGGGAGAGCAGCGTCCGATGCCGGGCACTCGCCAGCCCGCAGTGTTGCGGCTGCATTTGGCACAGGCGGAAAAGCCCTAGCCTCCGCAGCCGCGGACAAGTTGACCGGAGCGCCGAGCGCTCACGGGTCTTCAACGCTAGGTCTCGCCAATCACAAGCTGAAGCAATCCCTTCCAAACAAACCAACTGGCGGCGGGTCTTCGCCCAAATCCTCCTGA
- the trbF gene encoding conjugal transfer protein TrbF: MAKHTPIDNPYLAARMEWNERYGSYVRTARVWQGIGLLAMAMAIIGFGFALYQSTQVKLVPYIVEVDKLGTPAIGGFPAQIEYADERVVRSMLGAWITNFRSVTPDTVVAKGYIDRVYAMLRQTDVATQKVNNFYRTNSPFDRAQSRTVSVEVTSIVPLSNQSYQIDWTEIERDRKGKELQTKRWRGVAAVTLSPPQDEAIIRLNPIGLYLKDFDWTAQL, encoded by the coding sequence ATGGCAAAACATACTCCAATCGATAATCCCTATCTTGCCGCTCGGATGGAATGGAACGAGCGCTACGGATCATACGTACGCACCGCTCGCGTTTGGCAGGGTATCGGCCTGCTCGCTATGGCGATGGCGATCATCGGCTTTGGGTTCGCGCTCTACCAGAGCACGCAAGTCAAGCTCGTTCCTTATATCGTAGAGGTGGACAAGCTCGGCACACCCGCGATCGGTGGCTTCCCTGCTCAGATTGAATACGCCGATGAGCGCGTTGTCCGTTCCATGCTCGGAGCCTGGATCACTAATTTCCGCTCTGTTACGCCGGACACGGTTGTCGCCAAAGGATACATCGACCGAGTTTACGCGATGCTGCGGCAGACGGACGTTGCCACCCAAAAGGTCAACAACTTCTACCGGACGAACTCTCCGTTCGATCGGGCGCAATCCCGCACCGTGTCAGTCGAGGTGACGAGCATCGTGCCCCTCTCCAATCAATCCTATCAGATCGACTGGACCGAGATCGAACGGGACAGGAAGGGCAAAGAGCTTCAGACGAAGCGCTGGCGCGGAGTTGCGGCCGTGACTCTATCGCCACCACAGGATGAAGCTATCATCAGGCTAAATCCAATCGGTCTTTATCTCAAGGACTTCGATTGGACCGCGCAATTGTAA